The Mugil cephalus isolate CIBA_MC_2020 chromosome 8, CIBA_Mcephalus_1.1, whole genome shotgun sequence genome segment TGTtatgaatggagaaattagcCATAGAGACTTAAACTACTAAAGTACCAGACTGTTTCAGCTGTATGGTTGGACATATTAACAAGGAGGTCTctgattgactcacttttggagctaGTTGGAGCTAGCTCAAGTACCCATTCAAAGAAGTAAAACTTTCTGTAGACTTCATTATTCCAGTTGCCTCTTCACTATATGTTAATTGAATTGGTGAAGTATTTGCGCCCTGTCGTGCAGTGGCTCAGTAAAGATCtaaaccacaggtgtcaaacatgtggcccgcgggccaaaagtggcccgccagagggtccaatctggcccgcagGATGAATTGTGCAAAAaatacattgaagacattaactgctatttttccaataaaagtcaCTACTTTTCCtacgtttcacacaattttagtaagagctgtggacataacacaacattgagacatacagaaattgcacttctttttcataaaagattttgtgatagtgcagttcattaaatgtaaacactttcataatttacttctttgtgctaaaacaaagggaaatatttgaagttgtcattatttgaaggtctggcccccttgagatcatattGTTCTGTACATGGCCCCTGAACCAACAAGAGTTTGACGCCCCTGATCTAAACAGTTAAGTCTATCCTCAAGTCAAAAGCCTCAATGTGATACACTTGTGCTTCTGGGCGTCGATCTTTATCTTTGTAGGTTTCTTAAAGAATGTTGACAGGCTCTCAGAGATACTTAGTagtcttaaatttaaataacaaacaatatTGTTAAACAATATAATGTGTTTcagaggacactggataaactgctctatCTTTTCGTAACAACTAAGCTTCTATGatcaagcaatttcccttgtggatcattaaggTCTGTCCAAGTCTATTCAAATCCCACCTCCCCACCAGTCTTTGACAATTGAAGACGTGGATGCAACATCTTTATTCTTGTGCAGAAAGCTCAAgtaacataatttattttattcacactCTATTTAAGAAATACATGGTGTGAGTTTTATTGCAATAGACGTTTTGTCTGttcaaattaaacagaataCAAGCTCTTGATGTAGGAGTGAAATGGGATGCATTTCTCAGCTACCAAGCTAGATGGCAGTGTAGCCAATCACAAGAGGAAAAGCCAACTCATCAGGTTGTCACGCCAACACTCGTTGACTGCGGTGAGAGAGAGGCATGGCAGCAAGTGAAGCTGGTGCATGACCTCATGTCCTAAAGAAACgagaatatatttaaatagTGAACTTCATTTGTTGGGCTTTATATGTTAGTTTCGTGAATTTGATAGTAGTTGTTTATCGCGTCTTTTCGGGTTGTGTTACTTTGTTAGCAGAGAAGGTACAGTAAGATAACTgtagcatgctaacagctaaaGTCAAAGTTATCACCACACAGTTGAGGCTTAAACACAATGTAAGAATCTAACTTTGCTTTGTATGAGGTCGTGGCGAATGGTTCTAGCGGTCAAACATAGTATTAAACATCGTGAACCCATTAGGAATTAAACATCAAGGGTTTCCTCATGAAGACAGTTTCTTTCGTACAAAAACACGTCAAATTTGACTCATTTTCAAGGCCAGGCCGGTTTGTTTTTGGAGCCGAATGACAAATGACAGTCTGCCGTAAAATCTGTCGCGCTGTTTTGCAATTTTTCAAGAAGCTGTTGAACTTAATCACAATGCGACGACTTTTGATGAGAGTCCTAAACCGAGTTCTGCTGAGCGATACGTTTGCACCAACAATGGGCGTCGAAgcagagatacacacacaagGCCGCCGAAAACTGGTGAGTCTGAAGCCCTCATATCATCTACACCCTGTCTACAATCAAAAACcctttattgtcactagtaCAAGTACCAGCGAAATTAGCCGCTACCACACTAACTTCTTTGAAAGTTTCACTAGCGCAAGTTTACCAAGCCCGAATAATAGCAAGTCAGATCCAACCaaaaacccttaaaaaaaataataacaagctTTTCGCTTTTTGGGTCCCATAATCAAAATATTAAGATGCTTTCTAAGTAAGGAATAGTCACTATGCAATTCAGCATATTCTGGTTGTTACTGAGGAGTTCTGTCTCTGTACTGTACcactgcagttttctttttattcagtgtgtCTTATTTAAATCTCTGCTGGACCtctcttgtgtctgtgtctttgcaGTGTGTCTGttccactgaaaataaatgaatgctcAGTGTGTAGAGGTGACACAATGTTTGCAGTGTGTCAGCATTCAAATAGTACGAGTGTAATACAATGTAGTCTATAGTCCTTCTGCTAACAGAGGTCTCACTGCTGAGGATCAGTACCATCAGTACAAGGCGACAACTGGATATATGTCAGCACACATTAAGTTTTTCTTGGAAGAGAAATAAACCTTACACTATACTGCGAAATGTCATttagcagtattttttttctttttcttgatgGTGAATAAAATTATTAGCTGTTACCAACCCTTGTGGGGTAGATACAGTCTGAACCCCTGTGAAAAATATCCAGTGCCATCAGAGTTTTGCTCTTTTCAGGTGATAAGCCTGACATAAAGTGATGATACATAATGCGCATCTGCATCTCCATCACAGAGAAGTaaccctgtgtttgtgttaggtGGTGGGGCTCGGTAACCCAGGGATGGAGGATACCAGACACAGCGTCGGCATGGCGGTGCTTGGTGCGCTGGCCGCCCGGCTGGGTTTGGCGGACCGTTGGCGTGGCGACAAGAATGTGTCGGGTGAGGTCATCTTGTCCGAGCTGCCGCACACGCATGTGGTGCTGCTCCGTCCCAAGCTGCTCATGAATGTCAACGGAGTATCAGTGGCCAAAGCAGGTGAGCTCATTTCTGTCGTTGATATGTctgttgtttagtttatttgcaGGTCACTTGTAGATCTTTTTCACTCGGATGTGATAAAACAGCGTAAAACAGCATCTTCAGTTTAAATTTTCTTTGCATGTTCTTCAAGTGAATTGTTTCTCACATTGTTCAGTAGTATTTAACAGATCTTTAACTGCTCCAGAATCCCCGCAGAAAGACTGTTCACTGTTCACATGGTCATAACATCAGCTCTAGCATCCCAGCTGCTCTGGTTATCTTTTAGAATAGAAACATTTTAAGGACTATCCTTAAGGCTGCCTCTGAGACTGAATGCAGCCTGAGATCAAGGTATAAAAAGAGTCTTTGGATTCAAACCccattcagaccttgcattaaaaTCAAAAGGATCAAAACTGTTTCCTCCAatcacagatgttcctattaaaACCCCAGCTAGTCACAGTGAAACAACTCTGGAATGATACAGAATTGTTGTTTTAACTAAACCTAATCAAAACCATACATCCTGTGGTATTATCATTGTTTCATccaatgtaaaaatacaaacaaaaacaagatgacTAAACTGCACTGGTTAATGTTTTTCTACTTTCTGTGAGTGTTTGATGATCTAATGTATCCTTTCGTCTTTCTCTCCAGCTGGTAAATATGGCATCAAGCCTGAAGACATCCTGCTGGTCCATGATGAACTAGACAAGCCTCTGGGGAAAATCGCTATGAAGCATGGAGGGAGCGCCAGGTGGGTGTTCTTCTACCACGCTCTTGTGATTTTGGATTACAGGACTCTCATCGGACTTAATGTGCTAATAACCAGAATAACATCTTGGTATTGGACATGTGTGAAGAATTAAAAGGTGAAGTTATTTGTGGGTGAACATCCCTCTAGTTGGAGctaagaaaatatataataatttatatgaTAATATTTTGAATGAATGGTACAAGAAGCATCCAAGAATAATGTGTCCAATACAGTCAGTGTGGAAAGTCCAAGGTAGCTAGGAACTTAAATGAGATTGTGAATGGATAATGGCTTCACTGAAAATGGctgctctctgtctttttgtctcttttttatttattaaatagtaaaaataataacaactccCATGTTTCATGTTTATAGAAAAAGTGCTGTCTTTAAATAGTCAATATCACATCAGTTTAACTCTGCTTTTAATCTGACAAGAGATTAGTCAGTAATCAGTTAAACCTTGCTATCCCtcgtttgttttagtttgatgcCTGAAAAGGGGAAATCTGAACCTTTGACACCAaattcttccttcttcttcctcttcttcttcttcttcctcttcttcttcttcttcctcttcttcttcttcttcttcttctccttcacagAGGCCACAATGGAGTCCGCTCCTGTGTCGATTGTCTCCAGACTGATGTAAGTAACTGTAGGATGGTGTGACTCATTTGGGGTGGGTTTTGAGTTCTGATCTGATTAAGCACGGTTTTGATATTTGTGggtacaaattaaaacaaatgccaGATAAATTAAGCACACTGTTAATGTATAGACTAAAGAAGGGCTGTCCCATCCTTTGGTCTCTCTTCAGGTGATGCCCAGACTTCGGGTCGGTATTGGCCGGCCGTCAGGGAAAACGCCGGTGGACCGCCACGTTCTGAGCCGGTTTACCTCTGAAGAACAGAAGGTTCTGGACTCTGTTGTGGTCCAGAGTGTggacctcctcctctcccagctcTCCCAGCAGGACACCCAGTCCCCCTCCTCACCAAAAGGGGGCAGACAAGCAGCactgaagaggaaggagagggaaccCTCAGCCTCTCCAGGTGGCCAATCAGCTGCTGCTCAGAGCTGAgccaggtttatttatttattgtcaggggtgaaaaaaaatgactttaaagaAACGCATTCAAAGGTGcataacaagtcaaaaaaagactgaaagcGATTTCTGGTTTTCCACAGATATTGGCGGTGAAACCAGCAGCCAGAATCACATCAACCTGATTGTTGATTCTGAAAATGGTTTCAGTCAGATTTGCTGACAAGCTTTTGCTCTGGTAAAGAAATGATTGATAGCTGATGCAAACAGATAACTGTATGCCTGTTAGGCCACTGTGTTTGCTTCATGCAGATTTATGAACTCTGATGACTGAACTGACTAAAGGGTTATTGCTGGGAATCCTGAGGAGGCCACAGAGATCCCTGTGAAGCCAGACATATGGATTAACAGAAAGATCTACTGTTCTGACATTTAAGTGCATatacattaaacaaaataaaaaatatagtgATAACCATTTTAATataagatttttgttttgtattttatttgataaatcTGCCAGTAATGACCATTTACTGGTGACCATTTTTAGGTCACTGTAATTGGAACATTTGAGACTTTGCTGTTGCTTTGGTTGTATTTCCCAAAGAGGATGCTTTTTATGACCTTTTGAAATTTGGTAGAAAAGCAAATAcagtttctgtctttgctcaggcATCATTAGGTTGCATAGAAAACACACATGTCTAAAGATGCACAAACATGGAACATAACTTAAAGAACAATTTAAGAtgatattttaatcttttaaatagtaccttttaaaaataaaatggtattgTGGCAAGTATCATGAAATACAGTACAGTAATGATCAACTTGTAACTTGTATTATCGGGCAAATATTGATTATGTGGGTAGTACAGAGGTCTCAGAAACTCATGTACCAAATATAAGACAatgcattataaatacacagcAGAGACTGGCTCCTGGCTCAACCCACAAAAACTGCTGAACCTTGGCATCAGCGGGTATTTTGTCATAAGGATATATGTACTGATTAAGGCTTTTTATAGCATTAAAAAGGATCACTTCTGGGTAACGTGTGTAATATAGACACTTTAATCCATTTGTGGAAACAagctgagaaagaaaagttaataaatagcaattaaccctttataggacaAGTATAGTCACTAaggcacacattttaaattgtgtccctgtgcctctcagtgaggtttagaagcatgtggttttcattcagccatttAGAGAAGCTCAAAGAAACATTCTCAGGTGAAATCAGTGTGTCTgctaggtccacctctgcatgaacactgagcatGACTGATTTATTAAGTACCTCAAAGAAGTGTCCTggtgttgtctaatgtgataagtTGTTGACAAgcgtctgaatcagctctgatgttctaatgctctaaattcatgtttacatttctttacCACTTAAGGATAAGGAACCATAAAtgttgaattcattcattttgattttctaaatgaaaatgaaaagatttgcAAAATTTCACATAAATAGTTTTCTGACGTCCTATGATAACactagggttgaaatttagaactTCTAactatttcaatgagtgccctataaaagGTTAAGAACCTGGcaaaccattaaaaacaaacacattcataatCAGGTCAAATGTGAACTAAACACTATGTTACTATACTTGagtgacatttaaaaccttttcatctgttttcaccTAAAGCTGTCGAGCAGATTGAAAATAAAGGTTTAAGATCtactgacacagacatacacattTACTAATGATCAAAACTATGCTTATTTCAATGGATTGTGTACTTATGGTTGCAGGTTGGCTTAACATTAACATTCTACCAGGACAATCTGATCACAGCTGGCCAGCTTTAAGctcatgtgttcacacctggtattaaaatgtgtttctacatgtgtccccagctaccacctAAGATTTGATCcgtttcatttttctctttaagtAAACAAACCAACATAATTTGCTCAGT includes the following:
- the ptrh1 gene encoding probable peptidyl-tRNA hydrolase, with product MTVCRKICRAVLQFFKKLLNLITMRRLLMRVLNRVLLSDTFAPTMGVEAEIHTQGRRKLVVGLGNPGMEDTRHSVGMAVLGALAARLGLADRWRGDKNVSGEVILSELPHTHVVLLRPKLLMNVNGVSVAKAAGKYGIKPEDILLVHDELDKPLGKIAMKHGGSARGHNGVRSCVDCLQTDVMPRLRVGIGRPSGKTPVDRHVLSRFTSEEQKVLDSVVVQSVDLLLSQLSQQDTQSPSSPKGGRQAALKRKEREPSASPDIGGETSSQNHINLIVDSENGFSQIC